The region AATCCTTTCCGCTGCTCGGCCGTGAGGGCGACGTAGCCGGCACCCGCGAAATAACTGTCCCCCGCACGCCGTTTCGGCTGGTCTACACGCTCGATGATCCGCATTTCATCGACATTATCCGCGTCCTGCACGGCGCGCGGCGATACCCGCCAGAATAGCAATCTACCGCTCCGGCCCGTCATCCCGGCTGCGGTCACGCGCGGGCAGGGGCTTGATCTCGCCCCGGCCCTTTTCAAAGGCGCGCTCCGACCAGTCCTTGCGCATTTCCGGCTGCGCCGGGGCCGGCTTTTCCTGCCCCCAATCCTTCGGCGGCGGCGCGGCTTCCTGCTGCTGCGGCTTCGCCGCCGCGTCCCAATCCTTCGCCATGACAGGCCGGGAAGAGGCGGGCGGTTGCTGCTGCCGTTCGACCTGCGGCACCTCCTGCAAAGACCGCTTGGGCGGTTGCGGCGCCTCTCCGGTAGGCGAGGGCGCCGGGGCAGGCCGCGCGACATATTCCGGCGCGCTCGCAACCTTGCGCGGCTCGGGCGTCGGCGCGCGCGCCCGATCAAATTCCTTCTTCGGCAAGGGATTCTCCCTCGATGCCGGCGCGGGCTTCTCCTGCGCCTTCCAGTACGGTTTGCGACCGCGACCGGCGGGGCGGCGTTCATAATGCTGCCGCCACGCCTCGCGCATTTTCATCTTCTCGCCGTCCTGACGCGCGATCAAGGCCGTCCGCGTGGCCGCAAAATCCGCGCGCTGTTTCGACAATGCCGCCGCGCGCTGCGCGCGCAGGTCCGTCATGTCCCGGTCGAGGATCGTTTTAAGCTGCCGCTGCAAGGTGCCGCGGCTGGTCACTTCCGCCGCCGCGAACGCCGCCGCGCGGGCCTGTGAGGAAAGCGCGTTGCCGAACGTCGCGGACAACACGCCGCGATTGCCGAGCTGCCCGCTAATCTTCTGCTGTGTCGTCGCCATCATGGCGTTGACGATCACGCCGGCAAGGTTGCGCTCGCGCCGCTCGAACGCCCGCCGGCTATCGCGCGCCTGCCGAAAATGCGCCGCCCAGATCGGCTTGCATTCGGCTTTGTGAAGCGCGGCGGCTTCTTTCATCCGCCCGCCGAACGCCGTGTAAATCTGATCGCGCGCCGCTTTGTCCGCGCGGCCAAGGTCTTTCCATTCCTGACGGTGCCGCGCCTTCTGCGCGTCGTGCAGCTCCTTGAGCATCGCGCCGGGCGACTTCTCCGATACAGGGCGCGCCTGCGCATCCTGCCGGCGTTGCCGGTCATGATCGCGCCGCTTCTGGCGGTCCTGATGCTGCGCGCGCTTGCGCTCGATCTCGTCATATTTTTCGGCGCGGTTCGGGCTGACGATCTTCCCGCGCTCTTTCTCGTAGCGGTCGGCCCATTTGTCGAGCGCCAGAACGGCGGGCTTGCGGATCGGCTCGGTCTTGCCGGTATTCGGATCGACGCGGTTGACGATCACATGCACATGCGGGTGCGCCGTGTCACGGTGCGCAACCAATACCGCCTGCAAGTGATCGAGGCCTAAAACCTTCAACGCATGATCGGCCGCGCGGGTCATTTCCGCACGGTCGAGCGCGTCCGATTCCGAAGGATGCCATGCGAGCGAAAACGCGAACACCGGCCCGGCCGTCGCCTTGCGCCCGGTCGATTTGATCCCGGCCGCTGCTTTCAGCGCGTCGGCCTGCGAGGCCGTCGCGATCATGATGCGCATGGCCGTCTGCGGGCCGTCTGTCGGTAGATTGCGCGTCTCGGTCCACGCGACACGCTCG is a window of Chelatococcus sp. YT9 DNA encoding:
- a CDS encoding type II toxin-antitoxin system RelE/ParE family toxin, with the protein product MHVRFQDTAEADLDAIKQHIEPESPKGLERVLTAIFTVAEQLESFPLLGREGDVAGTREITVPRTPFRLVYTLDDPHFIDIIRVLHGARRYPPE
- a CDS encoding relaxase/mobilization nuclease domain-containing protein, which codes for MNFQLAPIGHSFKGSMAYYLHDKRQEGDAQHPQTAERVAWTETRNLPTDGPQTAMRIMIATASQADALKAAAGIKSTGRKATAGPVFAFSLAWHPSESDALDRAEMTRAADHALKVLGLDHLQAVLVAHRDTAHPHVHVIVNRVDPNTGKTEPIRKPAVLALDKWADRYEKERGKIVSPNRAEKYDEIERKRAQHQDRQKRRDHDRQRRQDAQARPVSEKSPGAMLKELHDAQKARHRQEWKDLGRADKAARDQIYTAFGGRMKEAAALHKAECKPIWAAHFRQARDSRRAFERRERNLAGVIVNAMMATTQQKISGQLGNRGVLSATFGNALSSQARAAAFAAAEVTSRGTLQRQLKTILDRDMTDLRAQRAAALSKQRADFAATRTALIARQDGEKMKMREAWRQHYERRPAGRGRKPYWKAQEKPAPASRENPLPKKEFDRARAPTPEPRKVASAPEYVARPAPAPSPTGEAPQPPKRSLQEVPQVERQQQPPASSRPVMAKDWDAAAKPQQQEAAPPPKDWGQEKPAPAQPEMRKDWSERAFEKGRGEIKPLPARDRSRDDGPER